In the Thermococcus sp. M36 genome, TAGCATATGCAGCAGCAATGGTGCAGTAAATACAGCACAAACTAAAAAACGTTGCCAATGATTTTTAAAACCAATTTTACCTTTTTCAGAATGGTCGTGCCCATGATGATGATCATGTGCATCTCCATCTGCATGATGATGTTTAACGGTATAACCTAAATCTTCAATTCCTTTTTCAATTTGTTTTTGTGTTTTATTTCCATTCAAATCAA is a window encoding:
- a CDS encoding heavy-metal-associated domain-containing protein, giving the protein MSSSKINIQVEGMDCANCALTITKYLQKEGLQNAKVNFIDGNVSFDLNGNKTQKQIEKGIEDLGYTVKHHHADGDAHDHHHGHDHSEKGKIGFKNHWQRFLVCAVFTAPLLLHML